The Vibrio sp. B1FLJ16 DNA segment AAAAACGGAGAGCAAAAAGCCAATTTTGAACCCGGAATAGAATTGCGTGCCAGGTTTACTCTGTTTGCTGAAGGCGCACGTGGTCATATCGGTAAGCAGTTGATTAATAGATTTAATCTCTCTAAAGATAAAACGCCTCAGCACTATGCTATCGGCTTTAAAGAGCTATGGGAAATACCGCAAGATCAACACCAGCAAGGTCTGGTCGTCCACGGATTAGGCTGGCCACTTGCGAACGAGGCGACAGGCGGGAGTTATCTCTATCATCTAGAGGATAATCAAGTCGCGGTTGGTTTAATCGTTGATCTCAATTATGCCAACCCTCATCTCAGCCCGTTTGATGAATTCCAACGCTTTAAACACCATCCGATGATTGAGCAGTACCTTAAAAATGGCAAGCGGATCAGTTATGGTGCGAGAGCGATTTCCAAAGGCGGATTTCACTCTCTGCCGACTCAGCAGTTCGAGGGAGGATTACTGATCGGTTGTGATGCGGGAACATTGAATGGTGCCAAAATTAAAGGCACGCACACGGCAATGAAATCAGGGATTCTGGCCGCTGAATCGGTAGTTGAAGCTATGTCAAATCAATCAGTTACTGCGGACTATCAAAAGCATTTCAAACAGTCGTGGCTATACGAGGAGCTTTATCAGGCGCGCAACTTTTCGAGTGGTATTCACCGCTTTGGTTCCTGGTTAGGTGGCAGCTTAGCCATGCTGGAGCACAACGTGTTAAACGGCAAAGCGAAGTGGAACATACGCTGTGAAAACGCAGATCATCAGTCTTTACTACTGGCTGAGAACAGCAAAGCGATCGTCTATCCGAAGCCTGACGGTGTGTTAAGTTTTGATCGCCTCTCTTCGGTCTATTTATCCAATATTTTCCATGAAGAAGACCAGCCATGTCACCTCCGGCTTACCAGTCAGCGCATTCCAATAGAACAGAATCTGGCGCTTTACGCTGAACCGGCGCAACGTTACTGTCCCGCTGGTGTGTATGAAGTCGTTCAGGGTGAAGAGCAAGAGGAATTGCAGATCAATGCGGCCAACTGTATCCACTGTAAAACCTGCGACATTAAAGATCCAAGTCAGAATATTACCTGGACTCCTCCAGAGGGCGGCGGTGGCCCTAACTATCCAAACATGTAACTTTCCGTTATTGATTTTTGTTAACAATTTATTTACTTAAAGTTTGCGTTAGCTCAAATCTTTATCGCTGAGCTGGATTGCAACTTAATCTTTGAAGCACTATTCTGAATTTAAATTGACGTTTACGTAAACTGAATAAAAATATTGATGCATAGGTGTAGAAGCGGTTACCAGTATCAAAGTCAGGTTTGATATCGAAATAGTGCTCAATGGAACGCACTTAAAAAGAAAGGGAGATCAATTATGGTATCGGAAACACCTCTTTTGCAGGTAAACGATATTTCATTGGCCTTTGGTGGGGTGAAAGCTTTAACCGATGTGAGTTTCCATGTGAACGAAAAGGAAATCTTTTCAATCATTGGTCCAAATGGTGCTGGCAAAACCTCGATGCTCAACTGCATCTCCGGTCGATATACCCCGAATAAAGGGTCAGTAGTCTTCGCGGGAAACGACGTTACGAAACGCACACCCAGCCAACGTGCTGAGTTAGGGTTAGGCAGAACCTTCCAGAACCTAGCACTCTTTTCTCATATGTCTGTGCTCGACAACATTATGGTTGGGCGTCACCACCTGCTGAAAAACAACTTCGTAACAGGCCCGCTTTACTGGTTCTCTAATGCACAAAAAGAAGAGATGGCACACCGCAAGTACGTCGAAGAAGTCATCGATTTTCTAGAAATCCAACATATCCGCAAAGCCACTGCTGGCACGCTTTCTTACGGGTTACGTAAGCGAGTTGAGCTTGCGCGCGCGATTGCTTTAAAACCAAAACTCCTTCTGCTTGATGAGCCGATGGCGGGCATGAACCTTGAAGAAAAGGAAGACATGGCACGTTACATCATGGACCTCAATGAAGAGCTGGACATCACCATCATCATGATCGAGCACGATATGGGGGTGGTTATGGACATCTCGAACCGGGTGTTAGTACTGGACTTTGGTAAACATATTGCCATGGGTGAACCCGAAGAAGTGATGGCAAACCCACATGTCAAACAAGCCTACTTAGGTGAAGAGCTACCGACATTAGAGGAGAGTGCATAATGGCACAGCAACATAATGATTGGGCAGATGTAAGCAGCTTAGATACCTTTCCAAAAGTGTTGCAGCACAATGCCAAGCACTGGCCCCAAGAGGTCGCAATGCGTGAAAAGGAGTTTGGTATTTGGCGTGAATTTACCTGGCAGGATTATGAAGACCGAGTCAAGTGGATGGCACTAGCACTCGAAGATCTTGGTCTCGGTGACCAGGACGTAGTTGGCCTGTTAGGGGATAACCGACCAGAATGGGTGTGGGGTGAACTGGCTGCGCATGCGATCAAAGGTTTCTCACTGGGTATCTATCAGGATTCGATGCATGAAGAAGTGGCTTATTTAATCAACTATGCCAAAGCAAAAGTGGTGATTGCTGAAGATGAAGAGCAATGTGACAAATTGCTTGAGCTAGGCGATGAGATACCAAGCGTTAAGTATATTATTTATTGTGACCCTCGTGGGATGCGCAAGTATGATGACCCACGACTTATTGATGTTGAAAAAGTCTATAAGAAAGGTCAGCTGATTGATAAAGCCTATCCGGATAAATACCTGGATATGGTTGCCGCTACCAAAGGTAGCGATCTTTCGATTCTCTGTACCACCTCAGGTACCACATCTAAACCGAAACTTGCCCAGTTACACAGCGGTGCTTTCCTCGACCACTGTGCTGCTTACCTGCGTGCTGACCCACGTTCTCCGGGTGATAACTACGTTTCCGTTCTGCCTCTTCCATGGATCATGGAGCAGGTGTACGTGGTTGGTCAGGCGTTGATATCCCGTCAAATTGTCAACTTTGTTGAAGAACAAGAGACTATGATGTCGGATTTGCGTGAAATCGGCCCTAACTTCGTTCTGCTTGCACCACGGGTATGGGAAAACATCGTAGCAGACGTTTCTGCGCGAATGATGGATTCCACCCCGTTTAAGCAGAAGATGTATAAGCTGGGAATGAAGCTTGCGAACGACGCGCTGGATAAGGGTAAACGTTCGAAACTCGCTGAATGGATTCTGCTTCGTGCACTGCGGGACCGTTTAGGTTTCTCAAACCTGACTTCTGCTGCAACCGGTGGTGCAGCGATGGGGCCGGATACGTTCCGCTATCTGCAAGCGATCGGTGTGCCACTTAAACAGCTCTATGGTCAGACCGAAATGTGTGGCGCTTACACCGTGCATACTGCAGATGATGTGGATTACGATTCAGTCGGTGTTGCGTTCGATAATGCTGAAGTAAAAGTCATCAACCCTGACAGCAATGGGGTAGGTGAAATCATCGCGAAAAGCACTGGCATGTTTACCGGCTATCTCAATAACCAGTCGGCTTACGATGAAGACGTACAAGACGGCTGGATGCACACTGGTGACGCAGGGTACTTTAAAGATTCTGGCCACTTAGTCGTTATTGACCGACTAAAAGACATGTCGGAAACCAGTCATGGCGACCGCTATTCTCCGCAGTTTATTGAAAACAAGCTTAAGTTCTCGCCATTTATCGCAGAAGCGGTTGTCGTGGGTAAAGGCCGACCTTGGCTCTCAGCAATTATTTGTATCCGCTATGCGATTGTCGCCAAGTGGGCGGAGCAAAGGGGCATCGCTTTCACCAACTACACCAATCTTTCAGCACAGCCTGAAGTGTATCAACGATTCGCGAAGAGGTGCTTAAAGTTAACGAATCGCTTCCGGACGCACAGAAAATCAGCAAATTTATTCTGTTATATAAAGAGCTCGATGCGGATGACGGCGAGCTGACTCGTACACGTAAAGTTCGTCGCGGTGTGGTTGCGGAGAAATACGGTGACATCATCGACACCATCTACAGCGCGGCTTCTAATGTCGACGTAGATACGGTGATCACATATCAGGACGGCACCAAGACGCGCATTCAGACTTCACTGGTGATTGAAACGCTTATCAAACATGAGCTCAAACTGGTGGATAGCGAACAACGGAGGATCGCATAGTGAATACGGATTTATTACTGCAACTCGTCATCAATGGCGTGATCGTCGGCATGTTGTATGGCGTCGTCGCCATGTGCTTTGTATTGATTTATAAATCGACTCAGGTAGTGAACTTTGCTCAGGGTGAGTTCCTGCTAATCGGCGCGTGGGTCTGTTGGGCTGCGCTGGTTCATCTGCAACTGCCTTTCTTCGTCGGTTTCCTGCTCACACTCGCCTTTATGATGGTGTTTGGTATCGCGGTGCAAACCATCGTGCTCAGACCCTTGATTGGTGAGCCGATCATCTCAGTGATTATGGTGACTATCGGTTTGTCGATGTTCTTCCAGGCACTGATGAAATGGATATTTGGTGTATCAGCAGTGTCATACCCGCAAGTGTTTGAGACCAACGTGGTCAACATTGGCGGATTGAACGTTGAGTATGCTTACATCCTCAGCTTGATCTTCTCGATGATCATCATGGGCGCGTTCTACTGGTTCTTCAAATTCAGCAAAATGGGTTTGGCGATGCGAGCGACCGCGTTCAATCAACAAGTTGCCCAGAGTCTTGGCATTTCTATTAAGAAAGTGTTCGCAATCAGCTGGGCAATTTCGGCAATGGTATCGGCGACAGCAGGGATTGTTATCGGCATCGTAAACGGCGTATCGGACGCGCTTTCTATCATCGGTATTAAAGTTTTCCCAGCAGTTATTTTGGGCGGCCTGGACTCAGTTGTCGGCGCGATTGTTGGTGGTATCACCATCGGACTGCTGGAGAACCTTGCGGAGTTCTTTGATAGCCAATACCTGCAAGTGGGTAACCTCTACAACATCGCACCTTTCTATGTGCTGTTGATCATTCTTGCCTTCAAGCCTTATGGCCTGTTTGGTACCAAAGATATTGAGCGTATTTAAGGAGAAACAACATGGCTCAACTTAGCATGCGCCCATGTGGGGATTTTCGAACCACATATAAAAGCGATACGCCAATTTTTGAAACCAAAACCATACGACGCTTAGCAATCGCCGGTGTGATTGCCATGCTGGCCGCGCCTCTGGTACTGGATATTTACTTCCTCAATCTGTTTATACAGATAGCGTATCTCGGTATCGCGGCGCTTGGTCTGAACATTCTGGTCGGTTTTACTGGGCAAATATCATTAGGTCACGGTGCGTTCTTTGGTTTTGGTGCATTTGCATCTGCCTGGTTGAACAACCAGTACAACATTCCGGTCGTGTTTGCGATTCCGTTAGCGGGCTACCTGACGATGATTGTCGGGATGATATTTGGCCTGCCAGCGGCACGAATCAAAGGGCTGTACTTAGCAATCGCAACCTTAGCCGCGCAGTTCATTTTAGAAGACTTCTTTGCGCGCGCAGAGTGGTTCAGTGGCGGCTCATACGGTGCTAGCGCCAACCCTATCAATCTGTTTGGCTTTGAGTTTTCAACCGATGAAAGCTTCTTTTATGTTGCACTGTTTGCGTTGATATTCATGTATATGTGGGCATCCAACTTAATCCGCTCTCGTGATGGCCGCGCGTTTGTTTCTGTGCGTGATCATTACCTGTCGGCTGAAATCATGGGCATCAACCTGACCAAATATCGTCTGCTCTCTTTCGGTGTGTGCGCATTCTACGCGGGTATTGGCGGTGCGCTCTACGGTCACTATCTGGGTTTCGTTTCAGCGGAAGGCTTTACCATCATGATGTCTATCCAGTTCCTGGCAATGATCATCATTGGTGGCCTCGGCTCGGTGAAAGGGACACTAATGGGGACGATCTTCATTGTACTGCTGCCAGAAGTTTTAGAGTTCGGTGTAACGGGGTTGTCTGCGTTTGGTGATGCCACCGCGTTCTCGGACGGCTTGGCTTACTTCAAAGAAATGG contains these protein-coding regions:
- a CDS encoding electron transfer flavoprotein-ubiquinone oxidoreductase, which produces MERDCMEFDVLIVGAGPAGLSAACRIKQLAMEKDQEISVCVVEKGSEVGAHILSGAVIETRSLDELFPDWQAKGAPLNTEVNQDKTYYFSNELNGFELPTWAVPNTLHNDGNYIISLGNLCRWMASEAESLGVEIYPGFSASQAIFDEQNRVCGVITGDMGLDKNGEQKANFEPGIELRARFTLFAEGARGHIGKQLINRFNLSKDKTPQHYAIGFKELWEIPQDQHQQGLVVHGLGWPLANEATGGSYLYHLEDNQVAVGLIVDLNYANPHLSPFDEFQRFKHHPMIEQYLKNGKRISYGARAISKGGFHSLPTQQFEGGLLIGCDAGTLNGAKIKGTHTAMKSGILAAESVVEAMSNQSVTADYQKHFKQSWLYEELYQARNFSSGIHRFGSWLGGSLAMLEHNVLNGKAKWNIRCENADHQSLLLAENSKAIVYPKPDGVLSFDRLSSVYLSNIFHEEDQPCHLRLTSQRIPIEQNLALYAEPAQRYCPAGVYEVVQGEEQEELQINAANCIHCKTCDIKDPSQNITWTPPEGGGGPNYPNM
- a CDS encoding ABC transporter ATP-binding protein translates to MVSETPLLQVNDISLAFGGVKALTDVSFHVNEKEIFSIIGPNGAGKTSMLNCISGRYTPNKGSVVFAGNDVTKRTPSQRAELGLGRTFQNLALFSHMSVLDNIMVGRHHLLKNNFVTGPLYWFSNAQKEEMAHRKYVEEVIDFLEIQHIRKATAGTLSYGLRKRVELARAIALKPKLLLLDEPMAGMNLEEKEDMARYIMDLNEELDITIIMIEHDMGVVMDISNRVLVLDFGKHIAMGEPEEVMANPHVKQAYLGEELPTLEESA
- a CDS encoding long-chain fatty acid--CoA ligase, whose amino-acid sequence is MAQQHNDWADVSSLDTFPKVLQHNAKHWPQEVAMREKEFGIWREFTWQDYEDRVKWMALALEDLGLGDQDVVGLLGDNRPEWVWGELAAHAIKGFSLGIYQDSMHEEVAYLINYAKAKVVIAEDEEQCDKLLELGDEIPSVKYIIYCDPRGMRKYDDPRLIDVEKVYKKGQLIDKAYPDKYLDMVAATKGSDLSILCTTSGTTSKPKLAQLHSGAFLDHCAAYLRADPRSPGDNYVSVLPLPWIMEQVYVVGQALISRQIVNFVEEQETMMSDLREIGPNFVLLAPRVWENIVADVSARMMDSTPFKQKMYKLGMKLANDALDKGKRSKLAEWILLRALRDRLGFSNLTSAATGGAAMGPDTFRYLQAIGVPLKQLYGQTEMCGAYTVHTADDVDYDSVGVAFDNAEVKVINPDSNGVGEIIAKSTGMFTGYLNNQSAYDEDVQDGWMHTGDAGYFKDSGHLVVIDRLKDMSETSHGDRYSPQFIENKLKFSPFIAEAVVVGKGRPWLSAIICIRYAIVAKWAEQRGIAFTNYTNLSAQPEVYQRFAKRCLKLTNRFRTHRKSANLFCYIKSSMRMTAS
- a CDS encoding branched-chain amino acid ABC transporter permease; amino-acid sequence: MNTDLLLQLVINGVIVGMLYGVVAMCFVLIYKSTQVVNFAQGEFLLIGAWVCWAALVHLQLPFFVGFLLTLAFMMVFGIAVQTIVLRPLIGEPIISVIMVTIGLSMFFQALMKWIFGVSAVSYPQVFETNVVNIGGLNVEYAYILSLIFSMIIMGAFYWFFKFSKMGLAMRATAFNQQVAQSLGISIKKVFAISWAISAMVSATAGIVIGIVNGVSDALSIIGIKVFPAVILGGLDSVVGAIVGGITIGLLENLAEFFDSQYLQVGNLYNIAPFYVLLIILAFKPYGLFGTKDIERI
- a CDS encoding branched-chain amino acid ABC transporter permease, whose amino-acid sequence is MAQLSMRPCGDFRTTYKSDTPIFETKTIRRLAIAGVIAMLAAPLVLDIYFLNLFIQIAYLGIAALGLNILVGFTGQISLGHGAFFGFGAFASAWLNNQYNIPVVFAIPLAGYLTMIVGMIFGLPAARIKGLYLAIATLAAQFILEDFFARAEWFSGGSYGASANPINLFGFEFSTDESFFYVALFALIFMYMWASNLIRSRDGRAFVSVRDHYLSAEIMGINLTKYRLLSFGVCAFYAGIGGALYGHYLGFVSAEGFTIMMSIQFLAMIIIGGLGSVKGTLMGTIFIVLLPEVLEFGVTGLSAFGDATAFSDGLAYFKEMAIGLVIMLFLIFEPQGLSHRWQQIRAYWKHYPFSY